One genomic segment of Phyllopteryx taeniolatus isolate TA_2022b chromosome 12, UOR_Ptae_1.2, whole genome shotgun sequence includes these proteins:
- the si:ch211-184m13.4 gene encoding G-protein coupled receptor 183, translating into MAADNSSSNRSVCDVFADQRAAVAVFPVFYSLVFLVSACGNALVLAVMCRRRRKFNSTAVYLLNLALSDGLFTLTLPGRIVYYVLRFDWPFGDLLCRMSTLLFFANTYAGIGFMTCISLDRWLAVVHPQRLRRMRRAKAVRRVCCSVWVLVSAQVAPVLLRSTLRHHEGRRTCMEYFDLRGSRWTPRFLLLACVVSFCCPLAAILASYARIHSKLRAGAERKSASRRNRRANGVILLILLTFIVCFGPYHLNVMQFMWRTMQRELSCDELRGFKVSSQITVSLMNFNCCLDPLIYFFAIKTYKKQMLSLFPHGLCASSSASKTTENSSSNS; encoded by the exons ATGGCCGctgacaacagcagcagcaaccgGAGCGTCTGCGACGTGTTCGCCGACCAGCGAGCTGCCGTCGCGGTCTTCCCCGTTTTCTACTCTCTGGTCTTCTTGGTCAGCGCGTGCGGCAACGCGCTGGTGCTGGCGGTGATGTGCCGACGACGGCGCAAGTTCAACTCCACTGCCGTGTACCTCCTCAACTTGGCCTTGTCGGACGGCCTGTTCACGCTGACGCTGCCGGGCAGGATCGTTTACTACGTCCTGCGCTTCGATTGGCCCTTCGGTGACCTCCTCTGCAGGATGAGCACGCTCCTCTTCTTTGCCAACACGTACGCAG GTATCGGCTTCATGACCTGCATCAGTCTGGATCGCTGGCTGGCGGTGGTGCACCCTCAGCGGCTGCGCCGCATGCGGCGGGCGAAGGCGGTTCGCCGGGTCTGCTGCTCCGTTTGGGTTCTGGTGTCCGCTCAGGTGGCTCCCGTGCTGTTGCGCAGCACGCTGCGGCACCACGAGGGCAGACGGACCTGCATGGAGTACTTCGACCTCCGCGGCTCCCGCTGGACGCCGCGCTTCCTGCTCCTGGCCTGCGTGGTCTCCTTCTGCTGCCCGCTGGCCGCCATCCTGGCCTCCTACGCCAGGATCCACTCCAAGCTGCGGGCGGGGGCCGAGCGCAAGTCTGCGTCGAGAAGGAACCGCCGAGCCAACGGcgtcatcctcctcatcctcctcaccTTCATCGTGTGCTTCGGCCCGTACCACCTCAACGTGATGCAGTTCATGTGGCGAACGATGCAGCGGGAGCTCTCCTGCGACGAGCTGAGGGGCTTCAAGGTGTCCTCCCAG ATTACCGTCTCGCTCATGAATTTCAACTGCTGCTTGGACCCGCTCATCTACTTCTTCGCCATCAAGACGTACAAGAAGCAAATGTTGAGCCTGTTTCCGCACGGCCTGTGCGCTTCCTCCAGCGCATCCAAGACAACGgagaacagcagcagcaacagctga